The Canis aureus isolate CA01 chromosome 11, VMU_Caureus_v.1.0, whole genome shotgun sequence genome has a segment encoding these proteins:
- the SHISAL1 gene encoding protein shisa-like-1, whose protein sequence is MMTSCGQQSLNVLTVLSLLISAVLSAHFRVCEPYTDHKGRYHFGFHCPRLSDNKTFILCCHHNNTVFKYCCNETEFQAVMQANLTAGSEGYTHNNYTALLGVWIYGFFVLMLLVLDLLYYSAMNYDICKVYLARWGIHGRWMKQDPRRWGNPARPPRPGQPTPQPQPPPGLLPQAPPAVHTLQGDAHSPPLMTFQSSSA, encoded by the exons ATGATGACCAGTTGTGGCCAGCAGTCCTTGAACGTGCTCACCGTCCTCTCGTTGCTGATCTCTGCAG TCTTGTCCGCGCACTTCCGAGTCTGTGAGCCCTACACGGACCACAAAGGCCGCTATCACTTTGGCTTCCACTGCCCCCGGCTCTCGGACAACAAAACCTTCATTCTCTGCTGTCACCATAACAACACGGTTTTCAAATACTGCTGCAACGAGACCGAGTTTCAGGCGGTGATGCAGGCGAACCTCACGGCCGGCTCCGAGGGCTACACGCACAA CAACTACACCGCCCTGCTGGGAGTGTGGATCTACGGCTTCTTCgtgttgatgctgctggtcctggATCTTTTGTATTACTCGGCAATGAACTACGACATTTGCAAGGTTTACCTGGCGCGGTGGGGCATCCACGGACGATGGATGAAACAGGACCCCCGGCGGTGGGGCAACCCTGCCCGGCCCCCCCGGCCAGGGCAGcccaccccgcagccccagcccccgccAGGCCTGCTGCCACAGGCGCCCCCGGCCGTGCACACGCTGCAGGGAGACGCCCACAGCCCGCCGCTCATGACCTTCCAGAGCTCGTCCGCCTG